In a genomic window of Candidatus Omnitrophota bacterium:
- the dnaJ gene encoding molecular chaperone DnaJ gives MSVKGDYYQILGVSKTASLDEIKKAYREMALKYHPDRVAPEQKKEAEDKFKGISEAYAVLSDSSKRDLYDQYGHAGIDQKYAQEDIFRGADFSSIFREMGGGYGGGASIFEELFGDLGFDIGGSRQSRGQSARRRGRDLQIAIEISLEEASVGVERIITVPRYESCASCSGSGARAGTKRSVCPQCKGAGKTVVSNGFFQLAQTCSRCGGEGSTIGTPCPDCRGEGRVKVIKKIKVKIPAGVDNGSQLRVRGEGEAGINSRGDLYVVIEVREHDVFQRHNNDIATSVNISLAKAVLGGEVQVPTLGGRLTMKIPAGTQCGKTFRLKGKGIADLHSRELGDELVKVEVDIPTRLSPQQRQLIEEFARLNGEDLRSKGR, from the coding sequence ATGTCGGTTAAAGGTGATTATTATCAAATATTGGGAGTATCCAAAACCGCCAGCCTTGATGAGATAAAAAAGGCTTACCGGGAGATGGCGCTTAAATACCATCCCGATCGGGTTGCGCCCGAGCAAAAAAAAGAAGCCGAAGATAAATTTAAGGGGATTTCCGAGGCTTACGCGGTGCTTTCCGATTCTTCCAAGCGTGATCTTTATGATCAATATGGCCATGCCGGTATCGACCAGAAATACGCCCAAGAGGATATTTTTAGAGGCGCTGACTTTAGCAGTATCTTTAGAGAGATGGGTGGTGGTTATGGAGGGGGCGCCAGCATATTTGAAGAATTATTCGGTGATTTAGGATTTGATATCGGCGGTTCCAGGCAGTCTAGGGGCCAATCTGCCAGGCGCCGCGGCAGGGATTTGCAGATTGCGATTGAAATTTCGCTTGAAGAAGCATCTGTTGGGGTAGAAAGAATAATTACTGTGCCCCGTTATGAAAGTTGCGCCAGCTGTTCCGGAAGCGGGGCCAGGGCCGGGACAAAGCGGAGCGTCTGTCCGCAATGCAAGGGCGCGGGTAAAACAGTAGTTTCAAACGGTTTTTTTCAGTTGGCGCAAACTTGTTCGCGTTGCGGCGGGGAGGGCTCGACTATCGGCACCCCTTGTCCGGATTGCCGGGGAGAAGGCCGGGTTAAAGTTATTAAAAAAATTAAAGTTAAGATCCCCGCCGGAGTTGATAATGGCTCGCAATTACGCGTCCGGGGAGAAGGGGAAGCGGGTATAAATAGCCGGGGAGATTTGTATGTAGTTATTGAGGTCAGGGAGCATGATGTGTTCCAGAGGCATAATAATGATATTGCCACTTCCGTGAATATAAGTTTAGCCAAGGCTGTTTTAGGTGGAGAGGTTCAGGTTCCCACTTTAGGTGGAAGGTTGACGATGAAGATACCCGCGGGCACGCAGTGCGGTAAAACCTTTCGCCTTAAAGGCAAAGGTATTGCGGATTTGCATTCCCGGGAGCTGGGTGATGAGTTGGTAAAAGTAGAGGTGGATATTCCCACAAGATTATCTCCCCAGCAGAGGCAATTAATCGAAGAGTTTGCCCGTTTAAACGGCGAAGACCTAAGATCAAAAGGAAGATAA
- a CDS encoding zinc ribbon domain-containing protein: MPTYEYECLACKHKFEILQSITAKPMTKCPKCGKKIRKLISSSGGFIFKGPGFYATDYKKTVCPKTQEGCAGCPGHQGK; this comes from the coding sequence ATGCCTACTTACGAATACGAATGTTTAGCTTGTAAACATAAATTTGAGATCTTACAGAGCATAACGGCAAAGCCCATGACAAAATGCCCAAAATGCGGTAAAAAGATAAGAAAATTGATCAGTAGTTCCGGAGGGTTTATCTTTAAAGGGCCGGGTTTTTACGCTACGGACTATAAGAAAACAGTTTGTCCTAAAACACAAGAAGGCTGCGCCGGCTGCCCCGGGCATCAGGGTAAATAA
- a CDS encoding DUF1015 domain-containing protein, which produces MTKIRAFKSVVYNQEKIGDLKQVVCPPYDVISISAQEMFHERSLYNFIHVLLAKDSPDEDRYHRAAAIFRQWLKDSILIQDERPSIYFYSQQYIIRGEKKTRLGFISLLRLGDEKGSSVFGHENTHSAAKLDRFKLIKQVKANLSPIFIICQDKKRIIQRIFQKYIPAQTAFIEVTDDEKTVHKLWRIDDPQVLKAIESGMSEENMFIADGHHRYEVSCAYRDLMREKLKEQFDGEEDFNYCLAYFTNTDPRGLSILAIHRLLKLDNGLDINDFIAKAKEYFDVDPVKDKTRFFFLLEKAGCTEHLIGVYKDKKYFLLRLKNVKILDKLIAEKPKEYRALDVAIFNYLVLKNILKLDLNNLPDIKYSPDPLEFLGEVDSDPSNIAFFLNPVKIEQIINVALGGNKMPPKSTYFYPKVLSGLLINKFEKD; this is translated from the coding sequence ATGACTAAAATAAGGGCTTTTAAGTCAGTAGTTTACAACCAAGAAAAAATCGGGGATCTTAAACAAGTTGTCTGCCCGCCATATGATGTAATCTCTATCTCTGCTCAAGAGATGTTCCATGAGCGTTCGCTTTATAATTTCATTCACGTACTTTTAGCAAAAGATTCTCCTGACGAAGACAGATATCACCGGGCCGCAGCGATATTCCGGCAATGGCTTAAAGACAGCATCCTTATTCAGGATGAGCGGCCAAGCATATACTTTTATAGCCAGCAGTATATCATCCGCGGAGAAAAGAAAACCCGATTGGGATTTATTTCTCTGCTTAGGCTTGGAGATGAAAAGGGCTCTTCTGTTTTTGGGCACGAAAATACACACAGCGCAGCCAAGCTGGATAGGTTTAAGCTGATCAAGCAGGTAAAAGCAAACCTTAGCCCGATATTTATAATCTGCCAGGATAAGAAACGTATTATCCAGCGGATTTTTCAGAAATATATCCCTGCACAAACGGCCTTTATTGAAGTTACCGATGATGAAAAAACCGTGCATAAATTATGGCGGATAGATGATCCGCAGGTTTTAAAGGCTATCGAATCCGGCATGAGCGAAGAAAACATGTTTATTGCCGACGGCCATCATCGCTATGAGGTTTCCTGCGCTTACCGTGATCTTATGCGTGAAAAACTCAAGGAGCAATTTGACGGGGAAGAAGATTTTAATTATTGTTTAGCGTATTTCACCAATACTGACCCGCGCGGGCTGTCCATTTTAGCTATCCATCGCCTGCTCAAGTTAGATAACGGATTGGATATAAATGATTTTATCGCTAAGGCCAAAGAATATTTTGATGTTGACCCGGTAAAAGATAAAACGCGTTTTTTCTTCCTTCTGGAGAAAGCCGGCTGCACGGAGCACCTTATCGGGGTATATAAAGATAAAAAATATTTCCTTCTGCGTTTAAAGAACGTAAAGATCCTGGATAAGTTGATCGCCGAGAAGCCAAAAGAATACAGGGCGCTGGACGTGGCTATCTTCAATTATCTGGTATTAAAGAATATCTTAAAACTTGATTTAAATAACCTGCCGGATATAAAATATAGCCCGGACCCTTTAGAATTCTTAGGGGAGGTTGATAGCGATCCCTCAAATATCGCCTTTTTCCTTAATCCGGTTAAAATCGAGCAGATCATTAATGTTGCTTTGGGGGGCAATAAAATGCCTCCTAAGTCTACTTATTTTTATCCCAAGGTGCTTTCGGGGCTTTTAATCAATAAATTCGAGAAGGATTAA